CAATCTCTTCGCAAACAACTTCAGTTACGTACCTTTTGCTACCGTCGTTTGCTTCATAGTTACGGGTTTGAATTCTTCCGTATACACCGACCTGGCTACCTTTACCAACATACTTGGCTGCATTTTCACCTTGGTTTCCCCATGCGACACAGTTTATGAAATCTGCATCCGGCTGACCTTCTTGTTTAAACCTTCTGTTGACAGCGAGGCTGAAGGTAGCT
This DNA window, taken from Alkalibacter saccharofermentans DSM 14828, encodes the following:
- a CDS encoding single-stranded DNA-binding protein, which codes for MNKIVLIGRLTRDIELRYTQKGTAVATFSLAVNRRFKQEGQPDADFINCVAWGNQGENAAKYVGKGSQVGVYGRIQTRNYEANDGSKRYVTEVVCEEIEFLSSGSGQGRQGGSYSPARQDQNRQDQDYGVPMDDFQPLEDEDDDLPF